In Hyphomicrobiales bacterium, a single window of DNA contains:
- the caiD gene encoding crotonobetainyl-CoA hydratase: MTSPIRTERRGAVLEVTIDRPKANAIDAATSRIMGDIFAGFRDDPELRVAILTAAGEKFFCPGWDLKAAAAGEAPDVDYGVGGFGGLQELKGLNKPVICAVNGLAFGGGFEIMISCDIIIAADHATFALPEINSGTVADAATIKLPRFIPYHVAMEMLFTGRRIDTAEAKQWGIVNEVVPANRLMVRAREVAAQLADGPPLVYACIKEIARETTHLPIHEAFHMVTKRKLKSVDVLYSSEDQLEGAKAFAEKRKPVWKGR; this comes from the coding sequence ATGACATCACCCATCCGCACCGAGCGCCGCGGCGCCGTCCTCGAAGTCACGATCGACCGCCCCAAGGCCAATGCCATCGATGCCGCCACCAGTCGCATCATGGGCGACATCTTTGCGGGCTTCCGCGATGATCCGGAATTGCGCGTGGCGATCCTGACGGCGGCAGGCGAAAAGTTCTTCTGCCCCGGCTGGGACCTGAAGGCGGCGGCCGCAGGCGAAGCGCCCGATGTGGATTACGGCGTGGGTGGCTTCGGCGGACTGCAGGAACTCAAGGGCCTCAACAAGCCGGTGATCTGCGCCGTGAACGGCCTCGCCTTCGGCGGTGGATTCGAGATCATGATCTCCTGCGATATTATCATTGCAGCTGATCACGCGACCTTCGCGCTGCCGGAGATCAACTCGGGCACCGTCGCTGATGCCGCAACGATCAAGCTGCCCCGCTTCATCCCCTATCACGTCGCCATGGAGATGCTCTTCACCGGCCGCCGCATTGATACGGCAGAAGCCAAGCAATGGGGCATCGTCAACGAAGTCGTGCCCGCCAACCGCCTGATGGTGCGTGCCCGTGAGGTGGCGGCGCAACTCGCTGATGGCCCGCCGCTGGTCTATGCTTGCATCAAGGAGATCGCCCGCGAGACCACGCACCTGCCGATCCACGAGGCATTTCACATGGTAACGAAGCGTAAGCTCAAGAGCGTGGACGTGCTCTATTCCTCGGAAGACCAGCTTGAGGGTGCGAAGGCCTTTGCCGAGAAGCGGAAGCCGGTCTGGAAGGGCCGCTGA
- the gcvA gene encoding transcriptional regulator GcvA translates to MIELFPGLRSLRAFDAAAEHLSFTRAADALGVTPAAISHQIKELEGLMGVPLFTRTSRSMRLTRQGEILQTAAHESLEVLSRALLRIKRLENRQQIRVSASPSLAAKWLVPRLDRFLTLHPGADVRVDVSHSVVDFDREDVDVAIRFGEGKYPGLRADILFQDKVFPVCSPKIITKERPLKTPRDLLRYTLIHLDWEAQGNPWPNWKMWMRAAGITDFDDRAGLHFGQTSYAVQAAIDGMGVALGDSNLVADDLAAGRLVKPFELSLRAPKTFAYYVISRPDTADAPLVEAFREWCLAEAKLTENRVASSGAEESAA, encoded by the coding sequence ATGATTGAGCTGTTCCCCGGTCTGCGCTCCTTGCGGGCTTTTGATGCCGCCGCAGAGCATCTGAGCTTCACCCGCGCGGCTGATGCACTGGGGGTGACGCCTGCCGCAATCAGCCATCAGATCAAGGAGTTGGAGGGTCTGATGGGAGTTCCCCTCTTCACCAGAACCAGCCGTTCCATGCGCCTCACCCGGCAGGGCGAAATCCTCCAGACGGCTGCTCACGAGAGCCTGGAAGTGCTGAGCCGCGCCCTGCTCCGGATCAAGCGACTGGAAAACCGCCAGCAGATCCGGGTCTCGGCCTCGCCCTCCCTGGCCGCGAAATGGCTGGTGCCCCGCCTTGATCGATTCCTTACCCTTCACCCCGGCGCAGATGTGCGCGTCGACGTCTCCCATTCCGTCGTGGATTTCGACCGCGAGGACGTGGACGTGGCGATTCGCTTTGGCGAAGGCAAGTACCCGGGCCTGCGTGCGGACATCCTTTTCCAGGACAAGGTTTTCCCCGTGTGCAGTCCCAAGATCATCACCAAGGAACGCCCTCTGAAGACCCCGCGCGACCTGTTGCGTTACACCCTCATCCACCTTGATTGGGAGGCGCAGGGCAATCCCTGGCCGAACTGGAAGATGTGGATGCGCGCCGCCGGCATCACCGACTTCGATGATCGCGCCGGACTGCATTTCGGCCAGACCTCCTATGCCGTGCAGGCGGCAATCGACGGCATGGGCGTGGCCTTGGGCGATTCCAACCTGGTCGCAGACGACCTTGCCGCGGGCCGTCTGGTCAAGCCCTTCGAGTTGTCGCTGCGCGCGCCCAAGACCTTTGCCTATTATGTCATCAGCCGGCCCGACACCGCCGATGCCCCCTTGGTGGAGGCCTTCCGGGAGTGGTGCCTCGCAGAGGCGAAACTCACGGAAAACCGGGTAGCCTCCAGCGGCGCCGAAGAAAGCGCCGCCTGA
- a CDS encoding SDR family oxidoreductase codes for MTRVALITGGAQGIGAAVARQFLRDGLKVVLLDRNAEKLASLQKECGADKVETLAADLTDLATPKKAVDLAVQRFGRLDVLVNAAGNTERWSIDDVTPEAYQRMFDVNVRAPIFLMHEAGKVMGKADTGVVINITSMLAHGGPPNIGIYAASKAALVGMTKNAANAWKRKNIRAYAINLGWVNSDGEHALQTRFHKMPEDWAQRIGSRVPFGRLLVPEDVAGLCAFLLTPPALMMTGNVIDYEQMPMGTYDEYPPLARE; via the coding sequence ATGACACGCGTTGCATTGATCACCGGAGGCGCACAGGGCATTGGTGCGGCAGTTGCGCGGCAATTTCTTCGCGATGGCTTGAAGGTGGTCCTGCTCGACCGCAATGCGGAAAAGCTGGCGAGCCTGCAAAAGGAGTGTGGGGCGGACAAGGTGGAAACACTGGCCGCCGACCTCACGGATCTCGCCACCCCCAAAAAGGCTGTCGATCTCGCCGTCCAGCGCTTCGGCCGTCTCGACGTGCTGGTGAATGCCGCGGGCAATACCGAGCGCTGGTCGATCGATGATGTCACACCTGAGGCCTACCAGCGCATGTTCGATGTGAACGTGCGGGCACCCATCTTCCTGATGCATGAGGCAGGGAAAGTGATGGGGAAGGCAGACACGGGCGTCGTCATCAACATCACCTCCATGCTGGCCCATGGCGGCCCGCCCAACATCGGCATCTATGCCGCTTCGAAGGCAGCACTGGTGGGCATGACGAAGAACGCGGCCAACGCCTGGAAACGGAAAAACATCCGCGCCTACGCAATCAATCTCGGCTGGGTCAATTCCGATGGCGAGCACGCCCTGCAGACCAGGTTCCACAAGATGCCGGAGGACTGGGCGCAGCGCATCGGAAGCCGTGTGCCCTTCGGCCGCCTGCTGGTGCCTGAAGATGTGGCAGGCCTGTGCGCTTTCCTGCTCACACCGCCGGCGCTGATGATGACCGGCAATGTGATCGACTACGAACAGATGCCGATGGGCACCTACGACGAATATCCACCGCTGGCGCGCGAATAG
- a CDS encoding L,D-transpeptidase — MSKLFNIFVSLVAAVVLTFSAADASTPKRLKARQPAAVQVHIDIGSQTMSVRVNGFPYAYWRVSTARPGYYTPRGSFGVTRTAKVYYSKKYDNAPMPNSVFFHGGYAIHGTGYIKNLGRPASHGCVRLHPSNAAKLYSLVHKYGPRRVRITLSN; from the coding sequence ATGAGCAAGCTCTTCAACATTTTTGTCAGCCTCGTCGCTGCGGTCGTCCTGACCTTCAGCGCCGCCGACGCCTCGACCCCCAAGCGGCTCAAGGCCCGCCAGCCGGCCGCGGTGCAGGTGCACATCGACATCGGCTCGCAGACCATGTCGGTGAGGGTGAACGGATTCCCCTACGCCTATTGGCGCGTTTCCACGGCGCGGCCGGGCTACTACACGCCGCGCGGTTCGTTCGGCGTCACGCGCACGGCGAAGGTCTACTACTCGAAGAAATACGACAACGCGCCCATGCCGAATTCCGTGTTCTTCCACGGTGGCTATGCCATCCACGGCACGGGCTATATCAAGAACCTCGGCCGCCCGGCGTCGCACGGCTGCGTGCGCCTGCATCCGTCCAACGCGGCGAAGCTCTATTCGCTGGTGCACAAGTACGGCCCGCGCCGCGTGCGTATCACTCTCAGCAACTGA
- a CDS encoding nicotinate phosphoribosyltransferase → MDKPETSLAPAHAAILDKLIALVHAAGPLSAQTDKYFTNTARIVGAHGDTEVTFAVFMRRRVVAALEPAIRMARALVPDVKIRRLVQEGEVVPSERKLMEITGSMKKLSEVETVLLQKIGFPCVCANNAYEMCLAMPGSGFMDMHARHASGAEMNILAAYGAMVGSNAAKRHNAEARGFIGSSQDLTAPFFGTGGGMGTMPHALVGYTGGDVLAAMKLFHDTLPEAKSLTALTDYTGHEVTDALRCARWFYKEQKLDQAGKSFGVRLDTHGGRFAEGLDYEKSVDVVGHWLKVSGEYNIVEQVLGGRAFQLDPSNILVDKVRRILFGKGVSVACAIHTRLALDNAGFTSAQIVGSSGFNPEKCQIMGAARAPLDMVGTGSFLPATLSETYATADIISYGGERRVKVGREFLFD, encoded by the coding sequence ATGGACAAGCCTGAAACCTCGCTCGCGCCGGCGCATGCCGCGATTCTCGACAAGCTGATTGCCCTCGTACATGCGGCGGGGCCGCTGTCGGCGCAGACGGACAAGTATTTCACCAACACGGCGCGCATCGTCGGCGCCCACGGCGATACGGAAGTCACATTCGCGGTGTTCATGCGCCGCCGCGTGGTGGCCGCGCTTGAGCCCGCCATTCGCATGGCCCGCGCGCTGGTGCCGGATGTGAAGATCCGCCGGCTCGTGCAGGAAGGCGAAGTGGTGCCGTCCGAACGCAAGCTCATGGAAATCACCGGCTCCATGAAGAAGCTGTCGGAAGTGGAAACCGTGCTGCTGCAGAAGATCGGCTTTCCCTGCGTGTGCGCCAACAACGCCTACGAGATGTGCCTCGCCATGCCCGGCTCCGGCTTCATGGACATGCACGCACGCCATGCCTCCGGCGCGGAGATGAACATCCTCGCCGCCTATGGCGCCATGGTGGGCTCGAACGCGGCGAAGCGGCACAATGCCGAGGCCAGGGGCTTCATCGGCTCGTCGCAGGATCTGACCGCGCCCTTCTTCGGCACGGGCGGCGGCATGGGCACGATGCCCCATGCGCTTGTGGGTTACACGGGTGGCGACGTGCTGGCGGCGATGAAGTTGTTCCACGACACGCTGCCCGAGGCAAAGTCGCTCACGGCACTCACCGACTACACGGGCCATGAGGTCACGGATGCGTTGCGCTGCGCCCGCTGGTTCTACAAGGAGCAGAAGCTCGACCAGGCGGGCAAGAGTTTCGGTGTGCGTCTCGACACCCATGGCGGGCGCTTTGCCGAGGGGCTTGACTACGAGAAATCAGTGGACGTCGTGGGTCACTGGCTGAAGGTTTCGGGCGAATACAACATCGTGGAACAGGTTCTGGGGGGCAGGGCGTTCCAACTGGACCCGAGCAACATCCTCGTCGACAAGGTGCGCCGCATCCTGTTCGGCAAGGGCGTATCGGTGGCCTGCGCGATCCACACGCGGCTGGCGCTGGACAACGCGGGATTCACCTCGGCCCAGATCGTCGGCTCGTCCGGGTTCAATCCGGAGAAATGCCAGATCATGGGCGCGGCGCGGGCACCGCTCGACATGGTGGGCACGGGATCGTTCCTGCCGGCCACGCTCAGCGAAACCTATGCGACGGCGGACATCATATCCTACGGCGGGGAGCGTCGGGTGAAGGTGGGCCGGGAGTTCTTGTTTGATTAA
- a CDS encoding type II toxin-antitoxin system RelE/ParE family toxin: protein MIRSFRHKGLAELWEKGSSARVDRKLQDRILLRLDALEAAAEAADMNVPGFDFHALRGPKPVRYTVHVNGPWCLTFEFADGDAIKVDLEQYH from the coding sequence ATGATCAGGTCATTCCGGCACAAGGGTCTGGCAGAGCTTTGGGAGAAGGGCTCAAGCGCCAGGGTTGACCGCAAGCTGCAAGACCGCATTCTGCTCCGTCTCGACGCGCTGGAAGCGGCAGCCGAGGCGGCCGACATGAACGTGCCGGGCTTTGATTTCCACGCGCTGCGCGGGCCAAAACCAGTGCGCTACACCGTCCATGTGAATGGGCCTTGGTGCCTGACATTCGAATTCGCCGATGGCGACGCCATCAAGGTTGATCTGGAACAGTACCATTGA
- a CDS encoding HigA family addiction module antidote protein has translation MIEVTARRNPRRRPAHPGTLLALEVLPALGRPKSEIARLLGLSRQSLHDILAGRQPVTPATAVKLGKLCGNGPRLWLNMQTAHDLWEAEQKIDVSGIPTLEAV, from the coding sequence ATGATTGAGGTGACCGCCAGGCGCAATCCGCGCCGCCGCCCTGCCCACCCCGGCACGCTGCTGGCCCTTGAGGTGCTGCCCGCGCTTGGCAGGCCCAAGTCCGAAATCGCGCGTCTGCTCGGCCTTTCGCGTCAGTCCCTGCACGACATTCTGGCGGGGCGGCAACCGGTGACCCCCGCTACCGCAGTCAAACTCGGCAAACTCTGCGGCAACGGCCCCCGCCTCTGGCTGAACATGCAAACCGCCCACGACTTGTGGGAAGCGGAACAGAAGATCGATGTCTCAGGCATTCCGACGCTGGAGGCGGTGTGA
- a CDS encoding DUF2971 domain-containing protein, whose translation MLPHIFAPKPKEIIYHYTSVSAAKSIIESGEIWLSDFEKTNDSTEFKYARDAFVDCIGSITGSNIFAAKILVLNALRSINRHTKMMIGSFTTESDDLNQWITYGDGGSGCVLGFDAGFIEQNCGVAMRRVCYGAAAVKQFAEISLAMLQNEFLVPIHGLGQHKLDEIRLLSQFVAADLFAFKHHAFRAEKEIRVSRIVLRGLRDNEYQDSIGHTAKGHELKSIPIKNRNGKYGETSYLELPTKDVRESALVSIGFGPSTTVGSRETIAEALKKSLSQVSTWQSSIPYR comes from the coding sequence ATGTTACCTCACATCTTTGCGCCAAAGCCAAAGGAGATAATCTATCACTACACATCTGTCTCCGCAGCAAAATCAATAATTGAAAGCGGAGAAATTTGGTTGTCTGATTTTGAGAAGACTAACGACTCAACTGAATTTAAGTATGCAAGAGACGCCTTTGTTGACTGCATTGGCTCGATCACCGGCAGTAATATTTTCGCGGCAAAAATTCTAGTTCTGAATGCACTACGTTCGATCAACAGACACACAAAAATGATGATCGGGAGTTTTACGACTGAGAGTGACGATCTCAATCAATGGATTACATATGGGGACGGTGGGAGTGGTTGCGTTTTAGGATTTGATGCGGGTTTCATTGAACAAAATTGTGGCGTGGCAATGAGGCGAGTTTGCTACGGCGCAGCAGCAGTCAAGCAGTTTGCTGAGATCAGTCTAGCTATGTTGCAGAATGAATTTCTTGTTCCCATTCATGGTCTTGGTCAGCACAAACTGGATGAAATTCGGCTTTTGTCGCAGTTTGTAGCGGCCGACCTGTTTGCGTTCAAACACCATGCGTTTAGGGCTGAGAAAGAGATTCGTGTTTCTAGGATCGTATTGAGGGGCCTGCGCGACAATGAATACCAAGATTCTATAGGGCACACCGCAAAAGGTCACGAACTCAAATCGATTCCAATCAAAAATCGCAACGGAAAATACGGCGAAACATCATATCTTGAGTTGCCAACAAAGGACGTGCGCGAATCAGCACTAGTCTCAATTGGATTCGGCCCATCAACGACGGTGGGAAGCAGAGAGACAATTGCAGAGGCGCTGAAGAAGTCCCTGTCTCAAGTATCGACCTGGCAGTCTTCGATTCCATACAGGTGA
- a CDS encoding DUF1476 domain-containing protein, with protein MTTFDKREESFEKKFAHDEELRFRATARRNKLLGLWAAEKLGLSGAAAETYAKEVVAADFEEAGDDDVVRKVLADFQARNVSQSDHQVRRTMDELMAEAIAQIKAG; from the coding sequence ATGACGACATTCGACAAGCGCGAAGAAAGCTTCGAAAAGAAGTTTGCCCATGACGAGGAGCTGCGCTTCAGGGCCACCGCCCGCCGCAACAAGCTGCTCGGCCTGTGGGCCGCTGAAAAGCTTGGACTTTCGGGAGCAGCCGCGGAAACCTACGCCAAGGAGGTTGTGGCCGCCGATTTCGAGGAAGCGGGCGACGACGACGTGGTTCGCAAGGTTCTCGCCGATTTCCAGGCCAGGAACGTCAGCCAGTCGGACCATCAGGTCCGCCGCACCATGGATGAACTGATGGCCGAGGCCATCGCCCAGATCAAGGCGGGCTGA
- a CDS encoding phosphoribosylaminoimidazolesuccinocarboxamide synthase, with protein MNNKRTRIYEGKAKILYEGPEPGTVVVHFKDDATAFNAEKKAVIEGKGVLNQRISEYLFTKINEMGLPTHFIRSLNMREQLVREVEIIPLEVVVRNVAAGSISKRLGIDEGKPLPRSIIELYYKNDKLGDPMVTEEHVTAFGWATPQEMDDIVHMSVRINDFLSGLFLGIGIRLVDFKLEFGRYYENDMMRVVLADEISPDNCRLWDMKTNEKLDKDRFRRDMGGLVEAYQEVAKRLGIIQPGEVVERSLKLVKND; from the coding sequence ATGAACAACAAGCGCACCCGCATCTACGAGGGCAAGGCCAAGATCCTGTACGAGGGTCCCGAGCCTGGCACCGTGGTGGTGCATTTCAAGGATGACGCCACCGCCTTCAACGCCGAGAAAAAGGCCGTGATCGAAGGCAAGGGCGTGCTCAACCAGCGGATCTCCGAATACCTTTTCACCAAGATCAACGAGATGGGCCTGCCCACCCATTTCATCCGCTCGCTCAACATGCGCGAACAGCTTGTCCGCGAGGTCGAGATCATTCCGCTTGAGGTGGTGGTGCGCAATGTGGCCGCGGGCTCCATCTCGAAGCGCCTTGGCATCGATGAAGGCAAGCCCCTGCCCCGCTCCATCATCGAGCTCTACTACAAGAACGACAAGCTGGGCGATCCCATGGTGACGGAAGAACACGTCACCGCCTTCGGCTGGGCCACGCCGCAGGAGATGGACGACATCGTGCACATGTCGGTGCGCATCAATGATTTCCTCTCCGGCCTCTTCCTCGGCATCGGCATCCGCCTCGTCGACTTCAAGCTGGAATTCGGCCGTTACTACGAGAACGACATGATGCGCGTGGTGCTGGCCGATGAGATCAGCCCCGACAACTGCCGCCTCTGGGACATGAAGACCAACGAAAAGCTGGACAAGGACCGCTTCCGCCGCGACATGGGCGGCCTCGTCGAGGCCTACCAGGAAGTGGCCAAGCGCCTCGGCATCATCCAGCCGGGTGAAGTTGTCGAGCGCAGCCTGAAACTTGTGAAGAACGACTGA
- the purS gene encoding phosphoribosylformylglycinamidine synthase subunit PurS → MKAKIKVTLKNGVLDPQGKAIEGALGHLGFAGVGQVRQGKYFEIELTETDRAKAEAQVQAMCEKLIANTVIENYAIELG, encoded by the coding sequence ATGAAAGCCAAGATCAAAGTCACCCTGAAGAACGGCGTGCTGGACCCGCAGGGCAAGGCCATCGAAGGGGCCCTTGGCCACCTTGGTTTTGCTGGCGTGGGCCAGGTGCGGCAGGGCAAGTATTTCGAGATCGAGCTCACCGAAACCGATCGCGCCAAGGCCGAAGCGCAGGTGCAGGCCATGTGCGAAAAGCTCATCGCCAACACGGTGATCGAAAACTACGCGATCGAACTGGGCTGA
- the purQ gene encoding phosphoribosylformylglycinamidine synthase subunit PurQ, producing the protein MKSAVIVFPGINRERDMMHALEATTGVKPVAVWHAETALPKVDLVVVPGGFSYGDYLRCGAIAARSPIMADVKAKALKGLKVLGVCNGFQIITEAGLLPGALVRNASLHFVCREVKLTIENNATWFTNRMAKGQVVTCPIAHGEGNYICDPETLARLEGENRVVFRYAEGTNPNGAMNDIAGITNEAGNVIGMMPHPENMIDPIHGRQDCRPLFEGLLAA; encoded by the coding sequence ATGAAATCCGCTGTCATCGTCTTCCCCGGCATCAACCGCGAGCGCGACATGATGCACGCACTCGAAGCCACGACGGGTGTGAAACCCGTGGCGGTGTGGCATGCGGAAACCGCCTTGCCGAAAGTTGACCTGGTGGTCGTGCCCGGCGGCTTCTCCTACGGCGACTATCTCCGTTGCGGGGCTATTGCGGCACGTTCACCCATCATGGCAGATGTGAAGGCCAAGGCGCTGAAAGGCTTGAAGGTTCTGGGTGTCTGCAACGGCTTCCAGATCATCACCGAGGCAGGCCTGCTGCCGGGTGCTCTGGTGCGCAACGCCAGTCTCCATTTCGTCTGCCGCGAGGTGAAGCTGACAATCGAGAACAACGCGACCTGGTTCACCAACCGCATGGCCAAGGGCCAGGTCGTCACCTGCCCCATCGCCCACGGCGAAGGAAACTACATCTGCGACCCCGAAACGCTGGCCCGCCTCGAAGGCGAAAACCGCGTCGTCTTCCGCTACGCCGAGGGCACCAACCCCAACGGCGCCATGAACGACATCGCGGGAATCACGAATGAGGCCGGCAACGTCATCGGCATGATGCCGCATCCGGAAAACATGATCGACCCCATCCATGGCCGGCAGGACTGCCGCCCCCTGTTCGAAGGCCTGCTGGCGGCCTGA